Proteins co-encoded in one Bremerella sp. TYQ1 genomic window:
- a CDS encoding RimK family alpha-L-glutamate ligase, with translation MTQTKRLPRIGVLANADSWYFHDLERAGRGLANVERLEFSALQSRIGGRESISADSVLSDRFDAVIVRTMPPGSLEQVVFRMDALAALERQGVLIVNRPKSMEMAIDKYLSLSRLAEAGFRVPETHVCQTWQDAMTAFEQLGPSVVVKPIFGGEGRGILRVDDADLAHRVFKTLQQLGQVIYLQKFISHPGYDLRVMVLGRQMWGMRRTAEDGWRTNLSRGANATPEPIPGEVAEVALRAVETLDLTIAGLDFLPDGQGGWYLLEANAVPGWKGLSSACEIDVAAKLIEYVIADVKRRTA, from the coding sequence ATGACGCAAACCAAGCGGCTGCCACGAATCGGCGTGCTGGCCAACGCCGACAGTTGGTACTTTCACGATCTCGAGCGAGCCGGCCGCGGTTTGGCGAACGTCGAGCGGTTGGAGTTCTCGGCGCTGCAGTCGCGAATCGGCGGCCGCGAGTCAATTTCGGCGGACTCGGTGCTGAGCGATCGCTTCGATGCGGTGATTGTCCGCACGATGCCGCCTGGTTCGCTGGAGCAAGTCGTGTTTCGGATGGATGCACTTGCGGCGCTCGAGCGGCAAGGGGTTCTCATCGTCAATCGGCCGAAGTCAATGGAAATGGCGATCGACAAATATCTTTCCCTCTCTCGCCTGGCCGAAGCAGGCTTCCGAGTCCCGGAAACCCACGTCTGTCAGACCTGGCAAGATGCTATGACCGCCTTCGAGCAGTTGGGGCCATCGGTCGTGGTGAAGCCGATCTTCGGCGGAGAAGGGCGGGGCATTCTCCGCGTGGACGATGCCGACTTGGCACATCGTGTTTTCAAGACGCTGCAGCAGCTGGGACAAGTTATTTACTTGCAAAAGTTCATTTCCCATCCGGGCTACGATCTGCGGGTGATGGTGCTTGGTCGGCAAATGTGGGGAATGCGGCGAACGGCCGAGGATGGCTGGCGAACCAATCTCAGCCGAGGAGCCAACGCGACACCGGAGCCCATTCCAGGCGAAGTCGCTGAGGTGGCACTCAGAGCGGTCGAAACGTTAGATCTGACGATCGCCGGACTCGACTTCCTGCCAGATGGACAAGGGGGCTGGTATTTACTGGAGGCGAATGCTGTACCAGGATGGAAAGGCCTTTCGTCGGCATGCGAAATCGACGTGGCAGCGAAATTGATCGAATACGTGATCGCGGACGTGAAGCGAAGGACTGCCTGA
- a CDS encoding fatty acid CoA ligase family protein: MADGTMTSPVFNVGLLLDEVARTQPDGTAIAVAGKRDAQGKRQYDTISFAQLAKDSTVIAAGLAKMGVTPGTRMALMVKPGIDFVSLVFALYKVGAISILIDPGMGKKNVLSCLDQVKPEGFVAIPIVHAIRKLCGRRYRDAKLNVTAGRKWFWGGATVEELRRTDVGDFQPFQATADDKAAIIFTSGSTGPPKGVEFRHEGFRRQVEFIQERYAIEPGDVDVQGFPLFGLFNSAMGVTSVIPEMDFSRPATVDPRNILEAVTDWEATQSFASPAVWNSVGQFCERENLWMPSLKRVLSAGAPVPPHVLKRMKKAAPNAEMYTPYGATEALPVASISASEVLGETIERSNEGGGTCVGSRFSSIDWQVIAISDEAIETVEQVQPLPRGEIGELIVRGPVITRRYATSDEATRMSKIVDGDAVWHRMGDVGYLDTQDRFWFCGRKSHRLETAEGPMFTIPVESIFNTHEKIFRSALVGIGQRGEQMPVVIVQPWPGMYPDTPQEIDQLLDELREIGNKNALTQRIDHFLLHPNFPVDVRHNSKIFREKLTVWAEERLETMAAH; encoded by the coding sequence ATGGCCGATGGCACGATGACATCTCCTGTTTTCAATGTCGGTTTGCTGCTGGATGAAGTGGCGCGGACGCAACCGGATGGGACGGCAATTGCGGTGGCGGGAAAGCGGGACGCCCAGGGAAAACGGCAATACGATACGATCTCGTTTGCCCAGTTAGCCAAAGACAGTACGGTGATCGCCGCAGGTCTCGCGAAGATGGGCGTGACGCCAGGGACGCGGATGGCGTTGATGGTGAAGCCTGGGATCGATTTCGTGTCGCTTGTGTTTGCCCTGTACAAAGTGGGAGCGATCAGCATTTTGATTGACCCCGGCATGGGCAAGAAGAACGTGCTTTCCTGCTTGGATCAAGTTAAGCCAGAAGGCTTCGTCGCGATTCCGATCGTGCATGCGATTCGCAAATTGTGTGGTCGACGTTACCGTGATGCAAAACTGAACGTGACCGCCGGACGGAAGTGGTTCTGGGGCGGGGCAACCGTGGAAGAACTTCGTCGAACCGATGTGGGCGACTTCCAACCGTTTCAAGCAACCGCCGATGACAAAGCGGCTATCATCTTCACATCCGGCAGCACCGGACCGCCCAAGGGGGTTGAGTTTCGGCACGAAGGCTTTCGCCGGCAGGTAGAGTTCATTCAAGAGCGTTACGCGATCGAACCCGGCGACGTCGATGTGCAGGGGTTTCCGCTGTTTGGTTTGTTTAACAGCGCGATGGGGGTGACGTCGGTCATTCCTGAAATGGATTTCAGCCGACCGGCGACGGTGGACCCGAGAAATATCTTGGAAGCGGTGACTGACTGGGAAGCAACGCAGTCGTTCGCATCGCCCGCGGTTTGGAATTCCGTGGGGCAGTTCTGCGAGCGAGAAAACCTGTGGATGCCGTCGCTGAAAAGGGTGTTGTCGGCCGGGGCTCCGGTTCCTCCGCATGTGCTAAAGCGGATGAAGAAAGCGGCTCCGAATGCGGAAATGTATACCCCTTATGGAGCGACCGAAGCACTTCCGGTGGCTTCGATTTCGGCGAGCGAAGTGCTGGGCGAAACGATCGAGCGGTCCAACGAAGGGGGCGGTACTTGCGTGGGGTCTCGATTTAGCAGCATCGATTGGCAGGTCATCGCCATTTCGGATGAAGCGATCGAAACCGTGGAACAAGTTCAGCCGCTACCCCGTGGCGAGATTGGCGAACTGATCGTTCGTGGGCCGGTGATTACGCGGCGTTATGCGACCAGCGACGAAGCGACGCGGATGTCGAAGATTGTCGACGGCGACGCGGTATGGCATCGGATGGGGGACGTCGGTTATCTCGACACGCAAGATCGGTTCTGGTTTTGCGGTCGCAAGTCGCACCGACTCGAGACGGCCGAAGGGCCGATGTTTACGATTCCGGTTGAATCGATCTTCAACACGCACGAAAAGATCTTCCGCAGTGCGCTGGTGGGCATCGGCCAGCGGGGCGAGCAAATGCCGGTGGTGATCGTTCAGCCCTGGCCGGGGATGTACCCCGACACGCCACAAGAGATTGACCAACTGCTGGACGAACTGCGTGAGATCGGCAATAAAAATGCCCTGACGCAGCGAATAGACCATTTCCTGCTGCACCCGAATTTTCCGGTCGATGTGCGGCATAACTCGAAGATTTTCCGCGAAAAACTCACCGTTTGGGCGGAAGAGCGGTTAGAGACGATGGCCGCACATTAA
- a CDS encoding MJ0042-type zinc finger domain-containing protein, translating into MHLKCPHCSTVLNVTSPAGTQVQCPTCQGVFVVPQVTPQPAAPQVGPVITPKTPGSKPPKKKAPANANQADGTEGAEGEEELEGREIPWDLILKITKVVVIPMCLAVVLFLVLVGAGILEIGSDEIVDDTPYVNDGVANSGNQIQDVMEAGEKGDIYVKWIPAKNSATMQGFKVKVNHVDWGEVRGRDEAGELVTSNGRPYMNVYLELANRSDKTFQFKSWYGNEFTTQNGAIRTAQLSDDDKNMYYPLKFDDLADLKWWTPSKTFDPLEEGTDCIVFDVPEDFDPNKVENLYLDLPGEAVGQSGSYRFKIPKSMIQGL; encoded by the coding sequence ATGCATCTCAAGTGCCCTCATTGTTCGACTGTTCTCAATGTGACTAGCCCGGCGGGGACTCAGGTTCAGTGCCCGACGTGCCAGGGGGTGTTTGTGGTGCCTCAAGTGACGCCGCAACCGGCCGCACCGCAGGTCGGTCCGGTGATCACGCCCAAGACACCGGGTAGCAAGCCACCCAAAAAGAAGGCCCCTGCCAATGCCAATCAGGCCGATGGTACAGAGGGAGCCGAGGGAGAAGAAGAACTTGAAGGACGCGAGATCCCCTGGGACTTGATCTTGAAGATCACCAAAGTGGTGGTGATTCCGATGTGCCTGGCGGTGGTGCTGTTCTTGGTTCTCGTAGGAGCCGGGATTCTGGAAATTGGCTCTGACGAAATCGTCGACGATACCCCGTACGTGAACGATGGCGTTGCCAACAGTGGCAATCAGATTCAAGACGTCATGGAAGCAGGCGAGAAGGGGGATATCTACGTAAAGTGGATCCCCGCGAAGAACTCGGCCACCATGCAAGGCTTCAAAGTCAAAGTAAACCACGTCGACTGGGGCGAAGTCCGCGGCCGCGACGAGGCTGGCGAACTGGTCACCTCCAATGGCCGGCCGTACATGAATGTCTATTTGGAACTGGCCAACCGCTCGGATAAGACATTCCAGTTCAAAAGCTGGTATGGCAACGAATTCACCACGCAAAACGGCGCGATTCGTACTGCCCAGCTTTCCGATGACGACAAGAACATGTACTATCCCCTCAAGTTTGACGATCTTGCCGACCTGAAATGGTGGACCCCGAGCAAGACGTTTGATCCGCTGGAGGAAGGGACCGATTGCATCGTGTTCGATGTTCCGGAAGATTTCGACCCGAATAAAGTCGAGAACTTGTACTTGGACCTGCCTGGCGAAGCGGTCGGACAAAGTGGGTCTTACCGGTTTAAGATCCCGAAGTCCATGATTCAGGGTCTCTAA
- a CDS encoding NAD-dependent epimerase/dehydratase family protein: protein MLVTGGGGFLGRYIVEQLLMHGEQVRVLGRSRYPELEKLNVECVQGDLRERADVEKAVKGCEVVYHVAALAGIWGRWKDYHGINVLGTQNVIDACLAWNVERLVYCSSPSVTFNGTDQKGVDESAAYPETWLAHYPHSKALGEQAVLAAHRPGTLATCALRPHLIWGPRDQHLIPRLIERAKTGKLRIVGDGKNLVDMVFVENAAAAHVQAASALASDPEKAGGKAYFITQGAPVRLWDWINEILALDGQPPVRKQVSANVAYYAGAVMESAYKMIGRMNEEPRMTRFLARQLATHHYFDISAARHDLGYSPKVSTEEGMRRLGDELASRR from the coding sequence GTGCTAGTTACCGGCGGAGGGGGATTCCTTGGCCGATACATCGTCGAGCAGTTATTAATGCACGGCGAACAGGTGCGCGTTCTCGGACGCAGCCGCTATCCTGAGCTGGAAAAGCTGAACGTCGAGTGCGTTCAGGGCGATCTTCGCGAGCGAGCGGACGTTGAGAAAGCGGTCAAAGGCTGTGAAGTCGTCTATCATGTCGCCGCGCTGGCAGGTATCTGGGGCCGCTGGAAAGATTATCACGGCATCAACGTCCTCGGCACGCAGAACGTGATTGATGCCTGCTTGGCTTGGAACGTCGAACGCCTGGTTTACTGCAGCAGCCCCAGCGTGACGTTCAACGGAACCGATCAAAAAGGTGTCGATGAATCGGCCGCGTACCCCGAGACATGGCTGGCTCACTATCCCCATTCTAAAGCGCTCGGAGAGCAAGCGGTCTTAGCGGCTCATCGGCCTGGCACCCTTGCTACATGTGCATTGAGGCCCCATCTGATTTGGGGACCACGCGATCAGCACCTCATTCCGCGATTGATCGAGCGCGCGAAGACAGGCAAGCTGCGTATTGTCGGCGATGGCAAAAATCTGGTCGACATGGTCTTTGTCGAGAATGCCGCGGCGGCGCATGTGCAAGCGGCGAGTGCACTTGCCAGCGATCCGGAGAAGGCCGGCGGTAAGGCCTATTTCATCACGCAAGGGGCTCCCGTTCGGTTATGGGACTGGATTAACGAGATTTTGGCGCTCGACGGACAGCCCCCCGTCCGAAAACAGGTTTCGGCAAACGTTGCCTATTATGCGGGTGCGGTCATGGAATCGGCCTACAAAATGATCGGTCGGATGAACGAAGAACCCCGCATGACACGCTTCCTCGCGCGGCAGTTGGCGACGCATCATTATTTCGATATCTCTGCTGCCAGACACGACTTGGGGTATTCGCCTAAAGTCTCGACCGAAGAGGGGATGCGGCGATTGGGCGACGAATTGGCTTCTCGCAGGTGA
- a CDS encoding beta-ketoacyl synthase: MIATAEQLPDSQRIVITGIGLTAPNGNSYAEYRAALLEGKSGVQDYEIRYVGETLAGICDYEATRYQKKREIRRGTRAGSIGIYCAGEAIADSGIDWENVDKTMVGVYIGVTEHGNVETENEVYNIKGYDYDTSFWSHHHNPRTVANNPAGEICLTHGIVGPHYTIGAACAAGNAGLIQGAQMLRLGECDLALAGGVSESIQTFGIFAGFKSQGALAHHDDPTKASRPFDTQRNGIVVSEGGCLYTLERLSDAKARGAKIYGELVGYAMNTDATDFVLPNPERQVQCMNLALKRAGMNATDIDIVSTHATGTTLGDQQECTAIRDVFGKSETTFINNTKSFIGHAMGAAGALELAGNLPAFEDGVCHATINVDDLDPECAIDGLVLNQPRELGKAQTILNNSFGMLGINSVVIIKKL; this comes from the coding sequence ATGATTGCCACCGCCGAACAACTACCTGACTCGCAGCGCATCGTCATCACGGGCATCGGTCTGACCGCCCCGAATGGCAATTCGTATGCCGAGTACCGAGCCGCGCTGCTCGAAGGGAAGAGCGGTGTGCAGGACTACGAAATCCGCTACGTCGGCGAAACGCTCGCAGGTATCTGCGACTACGAAGCAACGCGTTACCAAAAGAAGCGCGAAATCCGCCGAGGCACGCGAGCCGGAAGTATCGGCATTTACTGCGCCGGCGAAGCGATTGCCGATAGCGGTATCGACTGGGAAAACGTCGATAAAACGATGGTCGGCGTCTATATCGGCGTGACCGAGCATGGCAATGTCGAGACGGAAAACGAAGTCTACAACATCAAGGGTTACGACTACGATACGTCGTTTTGGTCGCACCACCATAACCCTCGCACGGTTGCCAATAATCCGGCCGGCGAAATCTGTCTAACGCATGGTATCGTCGGGCCGCACTACACCATTGGGGCCGCATGTGCCGCGGGAAATGCCGGACTGATCCAAGGGGCCCAGATGCTGCGTCTGGGGGAATGCGACTTGGCTTTGGCTGGCGGCGTATCGGAAAGCATTCAAACGTTCGGCATCTTCGCAGGCTTCAAAAGCCAGGGCGCTTTGGCCCATCACGACGACCCCACGAAGGCTTCACGCCCTTTTGATACCCAGCGAAATGGCATTGTCGTTTCGGAAGGGGGCTGCCTTTATACGCTGGAGCGGTTATCGGATGCGAAGGCTCGCGGTGCTAAGATCTACGGAGAACTGGTCGGCTACGCGATGAACACCGACGCGACCGACTTCGTGCTGCCCAACCCAGAACGTCAGGTGCAGTGCATGAATCTCGCCCTCAAGCGAGCCGGCATGAACGCCACCGACATCGATATTGTCAGCACGCACGCGACCGGCACAACGCTGGGCGATCAGCAGGAATGTACTGCGATTCGCGACGTGTTTGGCAAAAGTGAAACGACGTTCATCAACAATACAAAAAGTTTCATCGGTCACGCGATGGGAGCGGCTGGGGCATTGGAACTAGCCGGCAACTTGCCTGCGTTTGAGGATGGCGTGTGTCATGCCACGATCAACGTAGACGATTTGGACCCTGAATGTGCCATCGACGGTTTGGTTTTAAATCAACCGCGGGAACTCGGAAAAGCTCAGACCATTCTGAATAACTCGTTCGGAATGCTGGGCATTAACTCAGTAGTAATCATCAAGAAGCTGTAA
- a CDS encoding acyl carrier protein, whose translation MTPAEIREEILDILRDIAPDDDITDIDDDKPFRDQLELDSMDFLDIVMELRKRHRVQIPEEEYPELASMSSTVAYLEPKMKDL comes from the coding sequence ATGACGCCAGCGGAAATCCGTGAAGAAATTTTGGACATTTTGCGAGACATCGCTCCGGATGACGACATCACGGATATCGACGACGATAAGCCCTTTCGCGACCAGCTAGAGCTGGACAGCATGGACTTCCTGGACATCGTCATGGAACTCCGCAAGCGGCACCGTGTGCAGATTCCGGAAGAAGAGTATCCGGAACTCGCCTCGATGAGCAGCACCGTGGCGTACCTCGAACCGAAGATGAAGGACTTGTAA
- a CDS encoding NAD(P)/FAD-dependent oxidoreductase, whose product MYDTIIIGAGMSGLAAGIRLAYFGQNVCILERHNTIGGLNSFYRMAGRDFDVGLHAVTNFTQKGEKKGPLGRLLRQLRFKWDEFALCPQLGSKVMFPGVELKFDNDIELLRSEIAQRFPKQADNFDRLRGQIMDYDDITPDNYSGSARTRLAEIITDPLLIEMLLCPLMWYGNAREKDMDWGQFCIMFRSIYMEGFARPLKGVRLLLKNLVKKFRSLGGELKLRTGVSSLKIEDGQCVGVTLDDGTELMGRKVVSSAGWWETMRMCEEGIKPPASEPGRLSFVETISVIKKQPVEVGYDSTIVFFNDTNQFHWQKPEDDLCDVRTGVICSPNNFDYQDGANLDEGFLRVTALANYDRWVDLPEERYRFEKNRWYDLISDSVVRFIPEFRRHVVAVDMFTPKTIHRYTWHKNGAVYGAPEKHLDGTTHLENLYICGTDQGYVGIIGSIMSGVSVANRYCLQDAG is encoded by the coding sequence ATGTACGACACGATCATCATCGGCGCAGGCATGTCCGGGCTGGCGGCCGGGATTCGTTTGGCCTATTTCGGTCAGAATGTCTGCATCCTCGAGCGGCACAACACGATTGGCGGCTTGAACTCTTTCTATCGCATGGCCGGACGCGACTTCGACGTCGGTTTGCACGCGGTGACCAACTTCACGCAAAAGGGCGAGAAGAAAGGTCCCCTCGGCCGATTGCTTCGACAATTGCGATTCAAGTGGGACGAGTTCGCGCTTTGTCCCCAGTTGGGGTCGAAGGTGATGTTCCCTGGCGTCGAACTGAAATTCGACAACGACATTGAGCTCTTGCGAAGTGAGATCGCCCAGCGTTTTCCGAAACAGGCCGACAATTTCGATCGCCTCCGCGGGCAGATCATGGATTACGACGACATCACGCCGGACAACTATTCCGGTTCGGCTCGGACGCGGTTGGCGGAAATCATCACTGATCCGCTGCTGATCGAGATGCTGCTTTGCCCGCTTATGTGGTATGGCAATGCTCGTGAGAAGGACATGGATTGGGGCCAGTTCTGTATCATGTTCCGCAGCATTTACATGGAAGGCTTCGCGCGTCCGCTGAAGGGTGTGCGGCTGCTGCTGAAGAACCTGGTCAAGAAGTTTCGCAGCTTAGGGGGCGAACTAAAACTGCGAACTGGCGTTTCTTCATTGAAGATCGAAGATGGCCAGTGCGTCGGCGTAACGCTGGACGATGGAACGGAATTGATGGGCCGCAAAGTGGTTTCTTCCGCCGGCTGGTGGGAAACGATGCGGATGTGCGAGGAAGGCATCAAGCCTCCGGCGAGCGAGCCAGGACGTTTGAGCTTTGTGGAAACCATCTCGGTCATCAAAAAACAACCGGTCGAAGTTGGCTACGACTCGACAATCGTCTTCTTTAACGACACGAACCAGTTTCACTGGCAAAAGCCGGAAGACGATTTGTGCGATGTGCGAACCGGAGTGATTTGTTCGCCCAATAACTTCGACTATCAAGATGGGGCGAACCTCGACGAAGGATTCCTGCGCGTTACCGCGCTGGCCAATTACGACCGCTGGGTGGACTTGCCGGAAGAGCGTTATCGCTTCGAGAAAAACCGCTGGTACGACTTAATCAGCGACAGCGTCGTGCGGTTCATCCCAGAGTTTCGCCGGCATGTGGTGGCGGTCGATATGTTCACGCCAAAGACAATTCATCGCTATACCTGGCACAAAAATGGTGCCGTATATGGTGCCCCGGAAAAGCACCTCGACGGCACCACGCACTTGGAAAACCTTTATATTTGTGGAACCGATCAAGGCTACGTCGGGATCATTGGTTCCATCATGAGCGGTGTATCGGTCGCCAACCGATATTGCCTGCAAGACGCTGGCTAA
- a CDS encoding NAD(P)/FAD-dependent oxidoreductase yields the protein MPKDFLKDTQDEYDVVVIGSGLAGLTAANTLARQGRSVLLCEQHYKLGGMATWFKRPGGHIFDISLHGFPIGMIKSCKRYWTREIADSIVQLKNIRFDNPMFSLSTTFNRDDFTKLLITEFKLPEETVKAFFDTARGMNFYDDQGTTTKELFEKFFPGREDVVRLLMEPITYANGSTLEDPAISYGIVFSNFMSKGVFTFQGGTDRLITLMHEDLIKSGVDVRINVDVEKINLENGKVRSITANGKTIKCKSIVSNSNLKLTIFDLVGEQHFDKKFIEDAKEVRLNNSSTQVYIAMKPDEQIPEETGDLLFSSTAPAFRTDLLLSRDITSRTYSFYYPHTRPEGRPRSLVVSSTNARFEDWANLSEEEYKASKDDLAETTLDALEKYVPNVRERIDHVEVSTPKTFQRYTKHALGSSFGTKFEGLSVSRAIPEQIPGLYHAGSVGIIMSGWLGAINYGVIVSNDVDSYIMKASSGSQLADSTK from the coding sequence ATGCCGAAAGATTTTCTGAAAGATACGCAGGACGAATATGACGTTGTCGTCATTGGAAGTGGCCTGGCAGGGCTAACGGCGGCGAATACGTTGGCTCGTCAAGGACGAAGCGTGCTGCTCTGCGAACAGCATTATAAACTTGGTGGCATGGCCACTTGGTTCAAGCGACCTGGCGGGCACATCTTCGACATCTCGCTGCACGGTTTCCCAATCGGGATGATCAAAAGCTGCAAGCGTTATTGGACGCGTGAGATCGCCGATTCGATCGTGCAGTTGAAAAACATTCGCTTCGACAACCCTATGTTCTCGCTGTCGACGACGTTCAATCGTGACGACTTCACGAAGTTGTTGATCACTGAGTTCAAGCTGCCGGAAGAAACAGTTAAAGCGTTCTTTGACACCGCACGCGGCATGAATTTCTACGATGATCAGGGGACGACGACGAAGGAGCTCTTCGAGAAGTTCTTTCCCGGCCGCGAAGATGTCGTGCGTCTATTGATGGAGCCGATCACCTATGCCAACGGTTCGACGCTGGAAGATCCCGCGATCAGTTACGGGATTGTCTTCTCGAACTTCATGAGCAAAGGGGTGTTCACCTTCCAAGGGGGAACCGATCGCCTGATCACGTTGATGCATGAAGACTTGATCAAGTCAGGCGTCGATGTTCGCATCAACGTGGATGTCGAGAAGATCAATCTCGAAAACGGCAAAGTCCGAAGCATCACTGCCAACGGGAAGACGATCAAGTGCAAGTCGATTGTCTCGAACTCGAACCTTAAGCTGACCATCTTCGACTTGGTGGGCGAGCAGCACTTCGATAAGAAGTTCATCGAAGATGCCAAGGAGGTTCGTCTGAACAACTCGAGCACGCAAGTCTACATTGCCATGAAGCCAGACGAGCAGATCCCGGAAGAAACCGGCGACTTGCTCTTCAGCAGCACGGCCCCTGCGTTCCGCACCGATCTGCTGCTCAGCCGAGACATCACCAGTCGTACGTATTCGTTCTATTATCCGCATACTCGACCAGAGGGGCGGCCACGATCGTTGGTCGTTTCCAGTACAAACGCACGGTTTGAAGACTGGGCGAACTTGTCGGAAGAAGAATATAAAGCGAGCAAAGACGATCTCGCCGAAACGACGCTCGATGCGTTGGAAAAATACGTTCCGAACGTGCGCGAGCGGATCGATCATGTCGAAGTTTCGACGCCGAAGACGTTCCAGCGATACACCAAGCATGCCCTCGGTTCCAGTTTCGGTACGAAGTTTGAGGGGCTTTCCGTCAGCCGAGCGATTCCGGAGCAGATCCCCGGTTTGTACCATGCCGGAAGTGTAGGCATCATCATGTCAGGCTGGCTCGGGGCAATTAACTACGGCGTGATTGTCTCGAACGATGTCGACTCGTACATCATGAAGGCTTCGTCCGGATCGCAACTGGCGGATAGCACCAAGTAA
- the fabZ gene encoding 3-hydroxyacyl-ACP dehydratase FabZ: MSKVSIEEAIPHRGPMLLVDEVVEQTEEHIVCRKTFTPDEYFFQGHYPDYPLVPGVILCEATMQAGAILLSKFVVDGEGVPVATRLNDVKFKKMVRPGDTIEMNVQLNERMADAFFMTGKVTVDGKLTMRFDFACTVAKMEM, from the coding sequence ATGTCGAAAGTTTCCATTGAAGAAGCCATTCCGCACCGTGGCCCGATGCTGTTGGTGGATGAAGTCGTTGAGCAGACCGAAGAGCATATCGTCTGCCGCAAAACGTTTACGCCGGACGAGTATTTCTTCCAAGGGCATTACCCTGACTATCCGCTCGTACCGGGCGTGATCTTGTGTGAAGCCACGATGCAGGCCGGAGCCATTTTGCTCTCCAAGTTCGTGGTCGATGGGGAAGGAGTGCCTGTCGCGACACGTTTGAACGATGTGAAGTTCAAAAAAATGGTCCGCCCCGGCGACACGATCGAGATGAACGTGCAACTGAACGAACGCATGGCTGACGCGTTCTTCATGACCGGAAAAGTAACCGTCGATGGCAAGCTGACCATGCGGTTCGACTTCGCTTGCACCGTGGCGAAGATGGAAATGTAG
- a CDS encoding enoyl-ACP reductase: protein MTDFLKLSGKNIVVTGVANRKSVAWHIAKTLEEAGANVLYVVRSEARKESTAKLLAGRQVYVCDVEFQEQIDKLRYDLAAENVTIDGLVHSMAFADYSEGMKPFHETTKKQFLQAVDISCFSLVNLSNALKERFAKDASVVTISISTTRMASENYGFMAPIKAALDSSLAFLTKSFSSFSSVRFNAVGPSLLKTSASAGIPGYVDAYLYAEQVIPRKSAVTTQEAADVAVFLLSPRSSGIQAQNIAVDAGMSINYFDKDVISGVLKQDS, encoded by the coding sequence ATGACCGACTTTCTCAAGCTTTCCGGCAAGAACATCGTGGTAACCGGGGTCGCGAATCGTAAGAGCGTGGCCTGGCATATTGCCAAGACATTGGAAGAGGCCGGGGCGAACGTGTTGTACGTAGTACGTAGCGAAGCTCGGAAAGAGTCGACGGCCAAGCTGCTCGCCGGTCGGCAGGTTTATGTCTGTGATGTTGAGTTTCAAGAACAGATCGACAAACTCCGATACGATTTAGCCGCGGAAAATGTCACCATCGATGGTCTGGTTCATTCGATGGCATTTGCGGACTACTCGGAAGGGATGAAGCCGTTTCACGAAACAACCAAAAAGCAGTTTCTGCAGGCAGTCGATATCTCCTGTTTCTCGCTGGTGAATCTATCCAACGCACTGAAAGAACGGTTTGCCAAGGACGCATCAGTCGTTACGATTTCGATCTCGACGACAAGGATGGCGAGCGAGAACTATGGCTTTATGGCCCCCATCAAAGCGGCACTTGATTCGTCGTTAGCTTTCTTAACCAAAAGCTTCAGTAGCTTTTCCAGCGTGCGATTTAACGCCGTTGGTCCGAGCCTGCTGAAAACGTCTGCTTCCGCAGGCATTCCTGGGTATGTCGACGCGTATCTTTACGCAGAACAGGTCATTCCTCGCAAGAGTGCTGTCACCACGCAGGAAGCTGCCGACGTGGCCGTATTCCTGTTAAGCCCTCGATCAAGCGGTATTCAGGCTCAGAACATCGCCGTCGATGCCGGGATGAGCATCAACTACTTCGATAAAGACGTCATCTCCGGTGTCTTGAAGCAAGATTCTTAA